The following proteins are co-located in the Manihot esculenta cultivar AM560-2 chromosome 9, M.esculenta_v8, whole genome shotgun sequence genome:
- the LOC122724696 gene encoding beta-xylosidase/alpha-L-arabinofuranosidase 2-like isoform X2, protein MLTFFVIPDGEEAKRPLVNGKPTCADPNLLYGVIRGEWKLNGYIVSDCDSVYEFFNGQHYTKTPEEAAATAILAGLDLNCW, encoded by the exons ATGTTAACATTTTTTGTGATCCCAGATGGGGAAGAGGCCAAGAGGCCCCTG GTCAATGGTAAGCCAACATGTGCTGATCCAAATCTTCTTTATGGGGTCATTCGAGGCGAATGGAAATTGAATGG ATACATAGTTTCTGACTGTGATTCAGTATATGAGTTCTTCAATGGACAACACTATACCAAAACACCAGAAGAAGCTGCAGCTACAGCAATATTGGCAG gTCTGGATCTCAATTGCTGGTGA